A region from the Arachis ipaensis cultivar K30076 chromosome B01, Araip1.1, whole genome shotgun sequence genome encodes:
- the LOC107638590 gene encoding protein RALF-like 33: MASSRTTRTFYAFFLLCAILSVHVSLSSCSAVGDLDHQLGAFFLPVKSECRGSIAECSLLAGDEDETEFLMDSESNRRILAGKRYISYGALRRNTIPCSRRGASYYNCRPGAQANPYRRGCSAITRCRR, translated from the coding sequence ATGGCGAGCTCAAGAACCACTAGAACCTTCTACGCTTTCTTTCTCCTCTGCGCGATCCTCTCCGTCCACGTGTCACTCTCCTCATGCTCCGCCGTCGGTGACCTGGACCACCAGCTCGGCGCTTTCTTCCTGCCGGTAAAGTCCGAGTGCCGCGGATCCATCGCGGAGTGCAGCCTTCTCGCCGGAGACGAGGACGAGACGGAGTTCCTGATGGACTCGGAGAGCAACCGGCGCATCTTAGCAGGGAAAAGGTACATAAGCTACGGTGCGCTTAGGAGGAACACTATCCCTTGCTCGCGACGTGGCGCTTCCTATTACAATTGTAGACCTGGCGCTCAGGCGAACCCTTACCGCCGCGGATGCAGTGCCATCACACGTTGCAGGCGTTGA